Genomic window (Sphingomonas japonica):
TGCCGCCGTCGATCACCGCCACGCAGCTGTTGGTTGTGCCGAGGTCGATGCCGATCACCTTGCCTGCCATGTTCGCCTCCTGTTGCGCGGACTTCGGGAGGCAGGGTCAGGCAAAGTGGTTCGCGGTGCGTTGACGATCGTCAACGCCGACGCGTGAGCATCCTCCTAGGGTTTTGCAGGGCCAGCGCCGCTCCACAACTCAAGGAGATTTCTCACATGTCCGCCATTCAGCAGCCCGCCGCGGCGCGCTTCGGTCAGCCGCGATCACTCCGCCTAAATGTCGGCATAGCGCTGATGGGCCTGAGCCTGACAGCGCCGGGCTGCTCGCCGCAGGGTGACCCTGTCGACAACGCGCAGAACGTCGCGGCGCCCGCCGCCAATAGTGCCGATGCGACCCCCCGCGTGACGACACTCGACAACCGTGTCGGCAACCAGATCGCCGACAAGCGGCGTACGCTCATCGCCGACGCCATTTCAGCGCTCCAGGAAAGCTATACCGCCCTCGATCTGATGGCAGCGGGCAATGCCGATAAAGCCGTCGCGGCTCTCGCGCGTGCGACCGGCAAGCTCGATATCGTCCTCGCGGCGGATCCCGAACTCGCGCTCGCGCCGGTCGATGTCCGCGTCGCGACGCATGACGTCATCGCGACGCCGGCCGACGTCAAGCAGCTGCGCGACCAAGCCGAGGCAGCGCTGGACGATGGGCGGCTCCAGGATGCGCGGCGTCTGATCGCCGGAATGGCGAGCGAGCTTGTGATCAGCACCGTCAACATTCCGCTCGCGAGCTATCCGGCCGCAATCAAGCAGGCGGCCGCGCTGATCCACGCCGACCGCACCGCGCAAGCCCGAGCCATGCTCGAAACCGCATTGGCGACGCTGGTCGTCCAGGATACCATTATCCCGCTGCCGCTCGCCAGGGCGGAAGCGCTACTCGCGCTGGCGCAGCCGCTCGCAGAAA
Coding sequences:
- a CDS encoding YfdX family protein yields the protein MSAIQQPAAARFGQPRSLRLNVGIALMGLSLTAPGCSPQGDPVDNAQNVAAPAANSADATPRVTTLDNRVGNQIADKRRTLIADAISALQESYTALDLMAAGNADKAVAALARATGKLDIVLAADPELALAPVDVRVATHDVIATPADVKQLRDQAEAALDDGRLQDARRLIAGMASELVISTVNIPLASYPAAIKQAAALIHADRTAQARAMLETALATLVVQDTIIPLPLARAEALLALAQPLAEKAQRNADETARLQRLLADARLQIELAQSLGYATRDDLDALSDELKVIEDKTQSAGSGPRLFDRIKALFSQASRQANTPPQP